A genomic segment from Polyangium mundeleinium encodes:
- a CDS encoding type II secretion system protein GspJ: protein MKTRRRASIRGLTLLEAMVSIGVLALIGSLIYGAFDGMSRSRKGITGMNDRYHQGRAAIQRMSREIQAAFVSKHGDYTNSSTMISQQVRKTGFIGQDEGTFDRLDFTSFAHRRLSRDAHESDQCEIGYFGARNEAGTLDLVRREDKFLDMEPQKGGVVNVLVEDVQSFDIQYFDATISEWVDTWDTTQVTGQPWRLPQQVLITLVLNGGPGGKPIVLRSRVSPAMQLALDFAN from the coding sequence ATGAAGACGCGTCGTCGTGCATCGATTCGTGGCCTCACGCTGCTCGAAGCGATGGTCTCGATCGGCGTTCTCGCCCTCATCGGCTCGCTCATCTATGGCGCGTTCGACGGCATGTCCCGCTCGCGCAAGGGCATCACGGGGATGAACGACCGATACCACCAGGGCCGCGCTGCCATTCAACGCATGTCGCGCGAGATCCAGGCGGCGTTCGTCTCGAAGCACGGCGATTACACGAACAGCTCCACGATGATCTCGCAGCAGGTCCGCAAGACCGGGTTCATCGGCCAGGACGAGGGCACGTTCGATCGCCTCGATTTCACCTCCTTCGCGCACCGACGCCTCTCCCGCGACGCGCACGAGTCCGATCAATGCGAGATCGGTTATTTCGGCGCGCGAAACGAAGCAGGCACGCTGGACCTCGTCCGGCGCGAGGACAAATTCCTCGACATGGAGCCGCAAAAGGGCGGCGTCGTGAACGTCCTCGTCGAGGACGTGCAGAGCTTCGACATCCAGTATTTCGACGCCACCATCTCCGAATGGGTCGACACCTGGGACACGACGCAGGTCACGGGCCAGCCCTGGCGCCTGCCCCAGCAGGTCCTCATCACGCTCGTGCTGAATGGCGGTCCCGGCGGCAAGCCGATCGTCCTTCGCTCGCGCGTCTCCCCCGCGATGCAGCTCGCCCTCGATTTCGCGAACTGA
- a CDS encoding pilus assembly FimT family protein yields the protein MPRASAPLATCHAPARSRGRRGMTLVEVLITLAIMTLVTGTAVVGLGTLRRARLRQSTVMIASAVRVAYGHANAIGKPVRLVFDFEQRMVILEEGAGQLSVDKKDKTGGAAAATEIEQKAMEEAERIVKGPRAPRPSFTPTKAFGFEPQGEKPGKDLADGVRFLSIDTSHQEEPIEEDRAYLYFWPGGQTERAAIQVVLGNPAEADPERDIMTVLVSPLTGKTSLQKGRVEMQRPRDDSEESEARDSGF from the coding sequence CGCCTCCGCTCCTCTTGCGACATGCCATGCCCCCGCGCGATCGCGTGGTCGGCGTGGCATGACGCTGGTGGAGGTCCTCATCACCCTGGCGATCATGACCCTCGTGACGGGGACGGCGGTGGTCGGGCTCGGCACGCTTCGGCGCGCGCGGCTCAGGCAATCGACGGTGATGATCGCCAGCGCGGTACGGGTCGCCTATGGGCACGCCAATGCGATTGGAAAGCCCGTGCGGCTCGTGTTCGATTTCGAGCAGCGGATGGTGATTCTGGAAGAGGGCGCGGGCCAGCTCTCGGTCGACAAGAAGGACAAGACGGGCGGCGCGGCGGCCGCCACGGAGATCGAGCAGAAGGCGATGGAGGAGGCGGAGCGGATCGTGAAGGGTCCTCGCGCGCCGCGCCCCTCATTCACGCCCACGAAGGCGTTTGGATTCGAGCCGCAGGGCGAAAAGCCGGGCAAGGACCTCGCCGACGGCGTGCGATTCCTCTCGATCGACACCTCGCATCAGGAGGAGCCGATCGAGGAGGACCGCGCGTATCTTTATTTCTGGCCCGGGGGGCAGACGGAGCGAGCGGCAATCCAGGTCGTGCTCGGCAATCCCGCGGAGGCGGATCCGGAGCGCGACATCATGACGGTGCTCGTCTCGCCGCTCACGGGCAAGACGTCGCTCCAGAAGGGGCGCGTCGAAATGCAAAGGCCGCGCGACGATTCCGAGGAATCGGAGGCCCGCGATTCCGGTTTCTGA
- a CDS encoding general secretion pathway protein GspK: MKEPNREKEARKLRRRKRERRGVALLMVLGAITVLTVFLTELQQETTSELAAALADRDALKAEYLAKSAVNLSRLLIASEPTIRTSVPLPLPFKQLPVWEFTDIALGPFNDETGMATFGGMLGVDTTQGKGLGITGGSFTVKIVDEDSKINVNRAAPIPDIDLERLLVSHMQGPQYAPMFEGTDPDGQYSTMQTICGALTDWADQDENLSTCYVGSQAQGSTGAEDNYYQTIGLEYRRKNAAYDSLEELRLIRGVGDDFWATFVEPNPDDPKSRTLTVWGQKAVNVNTANPQTLLAAACSVCSGGAGATQSNATQGIPLCTDPTIQAQFLGLLGVLKTFPIPIFSKPADFPNLLKTGTVPGALGAMLGPMLTPLLAQAGLPCGLNAGASKQFTVTSKVFSIYAEGVVPGRKRTTRVRVHAVVDTRGVDPLTGGTATGSTSAQGLAQGAATGGTTSAGGTATGSTIDPLTALATNPLGKIVYYRID, encoded by the coding sequence ATGAAAGAGCCGAACCGCGAAAAGGAGGCCAGGAAGCTCCGCAGGCGAAAACGAGAGCGCCGCGGCGTCGCGCTGCTCATGGTGCTCGGCGCCATCACCGTGCTCACGGTGTTTCTCACCGAGTTGCAGCAGGAGACGACCTCCGAGCTCGCCGCCGCGCTCGCGGACCGGGACGCGCTCAAGGCCGAATACCTCGCGAAGAGCGCCGTGAACCTCTCGCGCCTGCTCATTGCCTCCGAGCCGACGATCCGCACGAGCGTCCCTCTCCCGTTGCCCTTCAAGCAGCTCCCCGTCTGGGAGTTCACCGACATCGCGCTCGGCCCCTTCAATGACGAGACCGGAATGGCCACGTTCGGGGGAATGCTCGGCGTCGATACCACGCAGGGCAAGGGCCTCGGCATCACGGGCGGCTCGTTCACGGTCAAGATCGTCGACGAGGATTCGAAGATCAACGTGAACCGGGCCGCGCCGATCCCGGACATCGATCTCGAACGATTGCTCGTCAGCCACATGCAGGGCCCGCAATACGCGCCGATGTTCGAGGGCACGGACCCCGACGGCCAGTATTCGACGATGCAGACGATCTGCGGCGCCCTGACCGATTGGGCCGATCAGGACGAGAACCTCTCGACGTGTTACGTCGGCTCGCAGGCCCAAGGGTCCACGGGCGCCGAGGACAACTATTACCAGACGATCGGACTCGAGTATCGCCGCAAGAACGCCGCGTACGACTCGCTCGAAGAGCTGCGCCTCATCCGCGGCGTCGGCGACGACTTCTGGGCGACGTTCGTCGAGCCGAACCCGGACGATCCGAAATCACGCACGCTCACGGTCTGGGGCCAGAAAGCCGTCAACGTGAACACCGCGAACCCGCAGACCTTGCTCGCGGCGGCTTGCTCCGTCTGCTCGGGCGGCGCGGGCGCGACACAATCGAACGCGACGCAGGGCATTCCCCTTTGCACCGACCCGACCATCCAGGCACAGTTCCTCGGCCTCCTCGGCGTCCTCAAGACGTTCCCGATCCCCATTTTCTCCAAGCCCGCTGACTTCCCCAATCTCCTCAAGACGGGCACCGTCCCCGGGGCGCTCGGTGCGATGCTCGGGCCGATGCTCACGCCGCTGCTTGCGCAGGCGGGCCTGCCGTGCGGGCTCAACGCGGGCGCGTCCAAGCAATTCACCGTCACGAGCAAGGTCTTCAGCATTTACGCCGAGGGCGTCGTCCCCGGCCGCAAGCGCACGACGCGCGTGCGTGTCCACGCCGTCGTGGACACGCGCGGCGTCGATCCGCTCACGGGCGGCACGGCGACCGGCTCGACGTCCGCGCAGGGGCTCGCACAGGGAGCGGCCACGGGAGGCACGACCTCGGCCGGCGGCACGGCCACGGGCAGCACGATCGATCCGCTGACCGCGCTCGCCACGAACCCGCTCGGCAAGATCGTCTATTATCGCATCGATTAG
- the pilM gene encoding type IV pilus biogenesis protein PilM, giving the protein MSKILGIDVGKAVVRVALLRLSYRKITLEALGEAPVTGLEIDAIRAAVGGHKADAISIAISGERTFFRSIDMPTSALKEIDNVLPFELESLIPFEITDAVFDYRMDKNPGGDTVPIFAAIARIEDVKQRIDAVREALGMEPERVGTGALPLANLAGVMPEIEKPFGKEAAAGEAALPVAILDLGEATSDIVILRGGDPVFARTLSRGTLGLPGSAPALSRELRQTLAAWRASGGSPLAGMYLVGGGASAQGAEAYLATELGITILPLPKPRLEGVTAEQESMLPRFAKAIGLAMGLAGKARGLNLRQGGLEAARSYPFLREKIPLLAGLAAAVVVSFGFSLLAQHRSLSAEKEMLLSRLETATGDVFDEETKEPEKARSMLDKGPGSTDEDPLPRADAFDVMVKLSEVVPKEITHDVLEFDVNRGHVSIQGTVPSIPDAQAIADKMKEHKCFKDVKISRTAQFSEGKQKYVLELDVKCDDKKKKTTTKPSGAADTADSSSPAAGKEEGK; this is encoded by the coding sequence ATGTCCAAAATTCTCGGTATCGACGTCGGCAAAGCGGTGGTGAGGGTGGCGCTCCTGCGCCTCTCGTACCGCAAGATCACGCTCGAGGCCCTCGGCGAGGCGCCCGTCACCGGCCTCGAAATCGACGCCATCCGCGCCGCCGTGGGCGGCCACAAGGCCGACGCGATCTCGATCGCGATCTCGGGCGAGCGGACGTTCTTCCGGTCGATCGACATGCCAACGTCGGCGCTGAAGGAGATCGACAACGTCCTGCCGTTCGAGCTCGAATCCCTGATCCCGTTCGAGATCACGGACGCGGTGTTCGATTACCGCATGGACAAGAACCCGGGCGGCGACACCGTGCCGATCTTCGCGGCCATCGCGCGCATCGAGGACGTCAAGCAGCGCATCGACGCCGTGCGCGAGGCCCTCGGCATGGAGCCCGAGCGCGTCGGCACGGGCGCGCTGCCGCTCGCGAACCTCGCGGGCGTGATGCCCGAAATCGAAAAGCCATTCGGCAAAGAGGCCGCCGCGGGCGAGGCTGCGCTGCCCGTCGCGATCCTCGATCTCGGCGAGGCCACGAGCGACATCGTGATCCTGCGCGGCGGCGACCCCGTCTTCGCGCGCACGCTCTCGCGCGGCACGCTCGGTTTGCCCGGGAGCGCGCCCGCGCTCTCGCGTGAGTTGCGACAAACCCTGGCTGCATGGCGCGCCTCGGGCGGCAGCCCGCTCGCGGGCATGTACCTCGTCGGCGGCGGGGCGAGCGCGCAGGGCGCGGAGGCGTATCTCGCGACCGAGCTCGGCATCACGATCCTGCCCTTGCCGAAGCCGCGCCTCGAAGGCGTCACGGCCGAGCAAGAATCGATGCTCCCGCGCTTCGCGAAGGCCATTGGCCTCGCGATGGGCCTCGCCGGCAAAGCACGCGGCCTCAACCTGCGCCAGGGCGGCCTCGAAGCCGCGCGAAGTTATCCGTTCCTCCGCGAAAAGATCCCGCTCCTCGCGGGCCTCGCCGCCGCGGTCGTCGTGAGCTTCGGCTTCAGCTTGCTCGCCCAGCACCGGAGCCTCTCGGCCGAGAAGGAAATGCTCCTCTCGCGGCTCGAAACGGCGACGGGCGACGTGTTCGACGAGGAGACGAAGGAGCCGGAGAAAGCGCGCAGCATGCTCGACAAGGGCCCCGGCAGCACCGACGAGGACCCGCTGCCGCGCGCGGACGCATTCGACGTCATGGTGAAACTCTCGGAGGTCGTGCCCAAGGAGATCACGCACGACGTCCTCGAGTTCGACGTGAACCGCGGCCACGTCTCGATTCAAGGCACGGTTCCTTCGATCCCCGACGCGCAGGCGATCGCGGACAAGATGAAGGAGCACAAGTGCTTCAAGGACGTGAAGATCAGCCGCACGGCCCAGTTCAGCGAGGGCAAACAGAAATACGTGCTCGAGCTCGACGTGAAGTGCGACGACAAGAAGAAAAAGACCACGACGAAACCCTCGGGCGCCGCTGACACGGCGGACTCGTCCTCGCCCGCGGCCGGCAAGGAGGAAGGCAAGTGA
- the gspN gene encoding type II secretion system protein GspN gives MKARFLRIVKFLAYPALYCFCLGLFFYVAFPWDRLKDRLVAEFQAAQKGKSAGQRLEIDELDSYWFTGVEATGVRLYLPPSDDTSSSASGPFGSSTDKDKPAPKESVIEVEEVEARLQILPLFLGRVRIKFWAKAFEGEVKGTVPVGGSSGPVEVELEGVNLAKVDVIKDFLGVPVKGVAKGTFELAAEGGKFSKANGALDLTIAEMVVGDGKSKIKGQIALPEAKLGDLVIAAEAKEGVLKVTKLEANGSDIELAGDGKVNVREPWNSSAADLYVRFKFTDAYRNKSDLTKSLLGAPGSSAPSLFELADPKIKRAKRQDGFYGWHAHGALSRLKFDPHSTDGPAAGRGRGKGDSPFPSKKSGLPLGTSTVKDKGDEEPARAPAAPEPKAVEPPREAPPPPEPADRPAPTSEPAPAMPPEELPPAPTPRNRGQAEPE, from the coding sequence GTGAAGGCCCGTTTCCTGCGTATTGTAAAATTCCTCGCCTACCCGGCGCTTTATTGCTTCTGCCTCGGGCTCTTCTTTTATGTGGCCTTCCCCTGGGATCGCCTGAAGGATCGCCTCGTCGCCGAGTTCCAGGCCGCGCAAAAAGGCAAAAGCGCGGGGCAACGGCTGGAGATCGACGAGCTCGATTCGTACTGGTTCACGGGCGTCGAGGCGACGGGCGTCCGGCTCTACCTGCCTCCGAGCGACGACACGTCGTCGAGCGCGTCCGGCCCCTTCGGCAGCAGCACCGACAAGGACAAACCCGCCCCGAAGGAGAGCGTGATCGAGGTCGAAGAGGTGGAGGCGCGGCTGCAGATCCTGCCGCTCTTCCTCGGCCGCGTGCGCATCAAGTTCTGGGCCAAGGCCTTCGAGGGCGAGGTCAAAGGCACGGTGCCCGTCGGCGGTTCGAGCGGGCCCGTGGAGGTCGAGCTCGAAGGCGTGAACCTCGCGAAGGTCGACGTGATCAAGGACTTCCTCGGCGTGCCGGTGAAAGGCGTCGCGAAGGGGACGTTCGAGCTCGCGGCCGAGGGCGGGAAGTTCAGCAAGGCAAACGGCGCGCTCGACCTGACGATCGCCGAGATGGTCGTCGGCGACGGGAAGTCGAAGATCAAAGGCCAGATCGCGCTGCCCGAGGCGAAGCTCGGGGATCTCGTGATCGCGGCCGAGGCAAAGGAAGGCGTCCTCAAGGTCACGAAGCTCGAAGCGAACGGCTCCGACATCGAGCTCGCCGGCGACGGGAAGGTGAACGTGCGCGAGCCGTGGAACAGCTCGGCCGCCGACCTCTACGTGCGCTTCAAGTTCACCGACGCCTACCGCAACAAGAGCGATCTGACGAAGTCGTTGCTCGGCGCGCCAGGCTCGAGCGCGCCGTCGCTCTTCGAGCTGGCCGATCCGAAGATCAAGCGAGCCAAACGGCAAGACGGGTTCTACGGCTGGCACGCGCACGGCGCGCTGTCGCGGCTGAAGTTCGATCCGCACTCGACCGACGGCCCGGCCGCCGGGCGAGGCCGCGGCAAGGGCGACTCGCCGTTCCCGTCGAAGAAGTCCGGTTTGCCCCTGGGCACGTCGACGGTGAAGGACAAGGGCGACGAGGAGCCCGCACGCGCGCCCGCCGCCCCGGAGCCGAAAGCTGTGGAGCCGCCGCGCGAGGCGCCCCCGCCGCCGGAGCCCGCGGACAGACCCGCCCCGACGAGCGAGCCCGCGCCCGCGATGCCGCCCGAAGAGCTGCCCCCGGCCCCCACCCCGCGAAACCGGGGCCAAGCCGAGCCCGAATGA
- a CDS encoding type IV pilus modification PilV family protein → MKRRGFTLLEVMVAVAILGLGLTAILSAQAGAFSASSHARNLSVATSLARCKMGEVEEHLFREGFQELEEIESGPCCEGDETPNLKCTWKIEKPQFPEPKPGEMELDTGLDLSSTQNGGANPSSTAGAAGGLGAMGGLLGLAGGATPPAAGDLAGGGLGDVAGALGGATGADALGGMLQLVGTFVYPALKSIFETNTRRVTVTVTWTEGTREHSFDVVQWVTNPKPTLITNDALDAVEAQMNPTGGGITGGGTNATGGGPTGGGNPFGGGTRTGFPGMPGGGMGR, encoded by the coding sequence ATGAAACGGAGAGGATTCACGCTGCTCGAGGTCATGGTCGCCGTCGCGATCCTGGGCCTCGGTCTGACCGCGATCCTCTCGGCGCAGGCGGGCGCGTTCTCCGCCTCGTCCCACGCGCGGAACCTGAGCGTCGCCACCTCCCTCGCCCGCTGCAAGATGGGCGAGGTCGAAGAGCACCTTTTTCGCGAAGGCTTTCAGGAGCTCGAAGAAATCGAGAGCGGCCCTTGTTGCGAGGGCGACGAGACGCCGAACCTGAAGTGCACGTGGAAGATCGAAAAGCCGCAGTTCCCCGAGCCGAAACCCGGCGAAATGGAGCTCGACACCGGCCTCGATCTCAGCTCGACGCAAAATGGCGGCGCGAATCCCTCGAGCACCGCGGGCGCCGCGGGTGGGCTCGGTGCGATGGGCGGCCTGCTCGGCCTCGCCGGCGGCGCGACGCCCCCTGCGGCGGGCGACCTCGCGGGCGGCGGCCTCGGCGACGTCGCGGGCGCGCTTGGCGGCGCCACGGGCGCAGATGCGCTCGGCGGCATGCTCCAGCTCGTCGGCACGTTCGTGTATCCGGCGCTCAAGTCGATCTTCGAGACAAACACCCGCCGCGTCACGGTCACGGTCACGTGGACCGAGGGCACCCGCGAGCATTCCTTCGACGTCGTGCAATGGGTGACGAACCCGAAGCCGACGCTCATCACGAACGACGCGCTCGACGCCGTCGAGGCCCAGATGAACCCCACAGGCGGCGGGATCACGGGTGGCGGCACGAATGCCACGGGCGGCGGGCCCACGGGCGGCGGCAATCCTTTCGGCGGCGGCACGCGGACGGGTTTCCCGGGCATGCCCGGGGGAGGCATGGGCCGATGA